The Falco naumanni isolate bFalNau1 chromosome 1, bFalNau1.pat, whole genome shotgun sequence genome window below encodes:
- the RNFT1 gene encoding E3 ubiquitin-protein ligase RNFT1 isoform X1, which produces MQPNCSHLHNIQGSGDDSSSQSTHAARLSGEGSCHHSSDIRIQLNSAVGESRENASSRHSRPGSQSRSHGHAHSEAAGLDDSAPDSEEHSGSSLSELRYLLQWLHKSLPYILILCVKLIMQHIIGISLGIGLLTTYMYANKSIVNQVFLRERCSKLQCAWLLVYLTGSSLLLYYTFHSQSLYYSLIFLKPTVDFMNFWEVLWIVGVTDFILKFLFMGFKCFILLVPSFMMSFKSKGYWYMLLEELCQYYRMFVPIPVWFRYLIGYGELDSVLGWTLGILLGLLYLILKLLSFFGQLRNFRQVLRIFCTRPHYGVTASKRQCSESDDICSICQAEFQKPILLICQHTFCEECISLWFNREKTCPLCRTVISDHVNKWKDGATSMHLQIF; this is translated from the exons atgCAACCAAACTGCAGTCACCTCCACAACATCCAAGGCAGCGGTGATGACTCTTCATCTCAGAGCACCCACGCAGCAAGGCTGTCAGGAGAGGGCTCGTGCCATCATAGCAGCGATATTCGCATACAGCTAAATTCTGCTGTGGGAGAATCCAGAGAAAATGCGAGTTCCCGGCACTCGAGGCCAGGTTCCCAAAGTCGCTCACACGGACATGCCCACAGCGAAGCAGCAGGGCTCGATGATTCTGCTCCAGACTCAGAGGAACACAGCGGCAGCTCCCTCTCAGAGCTCAGATACCTCCTCCAGTGGCTGCACAAAAGTCTGCCGTATATCTTGATTCTGTGTGTCAAACTGATCATGCAGCATATAATTG GCATTTCTCTTGGAATTGGGCTGCTAACAACTTATATGTATGCAAACAAAAGCATAGTAAATCAGGTTTTTCTAAGA GAACGGTGCTCCAAGTTGCAGTGTGCTTGGTTACTAGTATACCTAACTGGATCATCTCTCCTCTTGTATTACACCTTTCATTCTCAGTCACTGTATTACAG CTTAATCTTCTTAAAACCTACTGTGGATTTTATGAACTTCTGGGAGGTACTTTGGATTGTGGGAGTCACAGACTTTATTCTGAAATTCCTCTTCATGGGCTTCAAGTGCTTTATTCTCTTGGTGCCTTCTTTTATGATGTCCTTTAAATCCAAG GGCTACTGGTACATGCTGTTAGAAGAACTCTGCCAGTATTACCGTATGTTTGTCCCCATACCAGTTTGGTTCCGTTATCTTATTGGCTATGGGGAGCTGGACAGTGTACTAGGATGGACCCTTGGGATACTGCTGGGCCTTCTCTACCTCATCCTAAAA cTTTTGAGCTTTTTTGGACAACTGAGAAACTTCAGGCAGGTCTTACGGATATTTTGTACACGACCA CACTATGGGGTGACAGCTAGCAAGAGACAATGTTCTGAATCGGATGATATTTGTTCAATCTGCCAAGCTGAATTTCAGAAGCCTATTCTGCTCATCTGTCAG CACACATTTTGTGAAGAATGCATCTCATTATGGTTTAATAGAGAAAAAACGTGTCCACTCTGCAGAACTGTTATTTCAGACCATGTTAACAAGTGGAAGGATGGAGCTACATCTATGCATCTACAGATTTTCTAA
- the RNFT1 gene encoding E3 ubiquitin-protein ligase RNFT1 isoform X2: MQPNCSHLHNIQGSGDDSSSQSTHAARLSGEGSCHHSSDIRIQLNSAVGESRENASSRHSRPGSQSRSHGHAHSEAAGLDDSAPDSEEHSGSSLSELRYLLQWLHKSISLGIGLLTTYMYANKSIVNQVFLRERCSKLQCAWLLVYLTGSSLLLYYTFHSQSLYYSLIFLKPTVDFMNFWEVLWIVGVTDFILKFLFMGFKCFILLVPSFMMSFKSKGYWYMLLEELCQYYRMFVPIPVWFRYLIGYGELDSVLGWTLGILLGLLYLILKLLSFFGQLRNFRQVLRIFCTRPHYGVTASKRQCSESDDICSICQAEFQKPILLICQHTFCEECISLWFNREKTCPLCRTVISDHVNKWKDGATSMHLQIF, from the exons atgCAACCAAACTGCAGTCACCTCCACAACATCCAAGGCAGCGGTGATGACTCTTCATCTCAGAGCACCCACGCAGCAAGGCTGTCAGGAGAGGGCTCGTGCCATCATAGCAGCGATATTCGCATACAGCTAAATTCTGCTGTGGGAGAATCCAGAGAAAATGCGAGTTCCCGGCACTCGAGGCCAGGTTCCCAAAGTCGCTCACACGGACATGCCCACAGCGAAGCAGCAGGGCTCGATGATTCTGCTCCAGACTCAGAGGAACACAGCGGCAGCTCCCTCTCAGAGCTCAGATACCTCCTCCAGTGGCTGCACAAAA GCATTTCTCTTGGAATTGGGCTGCTAACAACTTATATGTATGCAAACAAAAGCATAGTAAATCAGGTTTTTCTAAGA GAACGGTGCTCCAAGTTGCAGTGTGCTTGGTTACTAGTATACCTAACTGGATCATCTCTCCTCTTGTATTACACCTTTCATTCTCAGTCACTGTATTACAG CTTAATCTTCTTAAAACCTACTGTGGATTTTATGAACTTCTGGGAGGTACTTTGGATTGTGGGAGTCACAGACTTTATTCTGAAATTCCTCTTCATGGGCTTCAAGTGCTTTATTCTCTTGGTGCCTTCTTTTATGATGTCCTTTAAATCCAAG GGCTACTGGTACATGCTGTTAGAAGAACTCTGCCAGTATTACCGTATGTTTGTCCCCATACCAGTTTGGTTCCGTTATCTTATTGGCTATGGGGAGCTGGACAGTGTACTAGGATGGACCCTTGGGATACTGCTGGGCCTTCTCTACCTCATCCTAAAA cTTTTGAGCTTTTTTGGACAACTGAGAAACTTCAGGCAGGTCTTACGGATATTTTGTACACGACCA CACTATGGGGTGACAGCTAGCAAGAGACAATGTTCTGAATCGGATGATATTTGTTCAATCTGCCAAGCTGAATTTCAGAAGCCTATTCTGCTCATCTGTCAG CACACATTTTGTGAAGAATGCATCTCATTATGGTTTAATAGAGAAAAAACGTGTCCACTCTGCAGAACTGTTATTTCAGACCATGTTAACAAGTGGAAGGATGGAGCTACATCTATGCATCTACAGATTTTCTAA